The following coding sequences lie in one Paracholeplasma manati genomic window:
- the rplU gene encoding 50S ribosomal protein L21, translated as MYAMIKTGGKQIKVEVGQEIYVEKLDVQADEVVTFNEVLLIGGESTIVGNPLVNGASVTAKVVKQGRGKKIIVFKYRPKKDYRRKQGHRQSYTKLVVESINA; from the coding sequence ATGTACGCAATGATTAAAACTGGTGGTAAACAAATCAAAGTTGAAGTTGGTCAAGAAATCTACGTTGAAAAACTAGATGTCCAAGCAGACGAAGTGGTTACCTTTAATGAAGTTTTACTCATCGGTGGTGAATCTACAATCGTAGGTAATCCATTGGTAAATGGCGCATCTGTTACAGCGAAAGTCGTTAAACAAGGTAGAGGCAAGAAGATTATTGTCTTCAAGTATAGACCTAAGAAAGACTACAGACGCAAACAAGGTCACAGACAAAGCTATACAAAACTAGTCGTTGAATCCATCAACGCTTAA
- a CDS encoding YcjF family protein, with the protein MANNKEPLQIETKKEPKQPKQKASTSTKFWVAIAFGVMILFLLILVSSIIDIGERLAKIHEYVAYGFYGVSFLLTYILIINPVRIILVSPAFSIETVMDDKPTHRRYQTYKRVSKNLMERDEISQTEKDKLALALNNPEALQLALNEIYNSTMKKKMNQVIMKHAKTVLISTAISQNGRLDLFTVVVVNIRMIKELVQICGFRPSYKNLAKLTINVFSTALIAEGLENINLNDILPTSTANMLGEIPLIKPVMSSVAQGITNGLLTIRIGVVTRKYLFADSKELSKKAIQKGAFMESLKMIPIVVKDSIIHFPQKFFDMFKRNKDEESTEF; encoded by the coding sequence ATGGCAAACAACAAAGAGCCCTTACAAATAGAAACAAAAAAAGAACCTAAACAACCTAAACAAAAAGCGAGTACCAGTACGAAGTTTTGGGTAGCCATTGCGTTTGGTGTGATGATTCTATTCTTATTAATCTTGGTGTCATCCATCATCGATATCGGTGAACGTTTAGCTAAAATCCATGAGTATGTCGCTTATGGTTTTTATGGTGTATCTTTCTTATTAACTTACATTCTCATCATCAATCCTGTCAGAATCATTTTGGTTTCACCAGCCTTTTCGATTGAAACTGTCATGGACGATAAACCAACGCATCGTCGTTATCAAACCTATAAACGCGTCTCGAAAAATTTGATGGAACGCGATGAAATTTCTCAAACCGAAAAAGACAAATTAGCACTCGCTTTGAATAATCCAGAAGCGTTACAACTCGCACTCAACGAAATCTATAATTCAACCATGAAAAAGAAGATGAATCAAGTCATCATGAAGCATGCGAAAACGGTATTGATTTCAACAGCGATTTCACAAAACGGTCGTTTGGACTTGTTTACAGTCGTCGTTGTCAATATACGAATGATCAAAGAATTGGTCCAAATTTGTGGATTTAGACCAAGTTATAAAAACCTTGCAAAACTCACCATCAATGTCTTCAGTACCGCATTGATTGCTGAAGGATTAGAAAATATCAACCTAAATGACATTTTACCGACATCGACTGCAAACATGTTGGGAGAAATCCCACTCATTAAGCCTGTTATGTCTTCTGTAGCACAAGGCATTACCAATGGCTTACTTACTATTCGAATTGGCGTAGTTACGCGAAAATATCTATTCGCAGACAGCAAAGAATTGAGCAAGAAAGCCATTCAAAAAGGTGCATTTATGGAATCTTTAAAGATGATCCCAATCGTGGTCAAAGACTCCATCATCCATTTCCCTCAAAAGTTCTTCGATATGTTTAAACGCAATAAGGACGAAGAATCTACAGAATTTTAA
- the radC gene encoding RadC family protein, with the protein MLLIKEMMTEDKPRERLIEHGVETLSNYELLAILLHTGTKSQSVIELSKQVLHRFDQLKELEKVSYQEWVMMPGIGMAKACTLLAAVELTKRILQNREEKVAQIQTASDIYHHLKHQLSHLEQEHFYTIYLDMKNQIIATKRLYIGTLNQSNIHPREVFKHAVKLAAASVIFAHNHPSGDSSPSLADYRATEQLEQSAKIMGVAVIDHIVMGKNECYSIKENRKYHFI; encoded by the coding sequence ATGTTATTGATTAAAGAAATGATGACTGAAGATAAACCACGTGAGCGATTGATTGAACACGGGGTTGAAACATTATCGAATTATGAGTTGTTGGCTATTTTATTACATACTGGGACAAAATCACAGTCGGTGATTGAATTATCCAAACAAGTATTACACCGGTTTGACCAGCTCAAAGAGCTTGAGAAAGTAAGTTACCAAGAATGGGTGATGATGCCTGGTATCGGTATGGCAAAAGCATGTACGTTATTAGCAGCCGTTGAATTGACCAAACGAATCCTGCAAAATCGCGAGGAAAAAGTCGCACAAATTCAAACCGCATCCGATATTTATCATCATTTAAAACACCAGTTAAGTCACTTAGAACAAGAACATTTCTACACCATTTACTTGGACATGAAAAATCAAATAATCGCGACAAAAAGGCTTTATATTGGTACCCTAAATCAATCGAATATTCACCCTAGAGAAGTCTTTAAACACGCGGTTAAACTCGCAGCTGCATCCGTGATTTTTGCGCACAATCATCCTTCGGGTGATTCCTCTCCCTCACTCGCGGATTATCGCGCTACCGAGCAATTAGAACAATCTGCAAAAATCATGGGTGTCGCTGTTATTGACCACATTGTAATGGGCAAAAATGAGTGTTATTCGATTAAGGAAAATCGTAAATATCATTTTATCTAG
- a CDS encoding bifunctional folylpolyglutamate synthase/dihydrofolate synthase, with protein sequence MFKHIEEAVAWIEHQVKFKPKTDLDRMRAAALALGNPQDAYKIIHVGGTNGKGSVVSYISTILNKHMKVGTYTSPYILKFNERIKVNLEMIPDDVLLNYINQMVSFNESFSSTYGETLSFFELVTLIALVYFRDQKVDIVVLEVGLGGLLDATNIVTPIASVITNIGFDHMQQLGNTLESIAYNKLGIVKPGIPLFTSVDNELMPQFETACLEKDSRLYHIHDGLIQIESSEPLQFSYEYHHYETGLQGLYQAKNAALSIAVVNYLFPKIPIRSIKDGIHETVWPGRFEVLSRNPMVILDGAHNRHGIKALVNSVQTMYPNRVIHSLFCAMADKETSLMLEMISSISSSVTVTHFDYKRVAELSVLLEQTPHPHKRAIEDPVVAVDTLIKDAKPDDILVITGSLYFVSFIRPYLLNRFNLA encoded by the coding sequence ATGTTCAAACACATTGAAGAAGCAGTGGCTTGGATTGAACACCAAGTCAAATTTAAACCTAAAACCGATTTAGACCGAATGCGTGCCGCTGCTTTAGCGTTGGGTAACCCTCAGGATGCTTATAAAATCATCCATGTGGGTGGTACCAATGGTAAGGGCTCTGTCGTCAGTTATATCTCTACCATCCTCAACAAACACATGAAGGTTGGTACATACACATCGCCTTACATCCTCAAATTTAACGAACGTATCAAAGTGAATTTGGAAATGATTCCAGATGACGTCTTGTTGAATTATATCAATCAAATGGTTTCGTTCAATGAATCCTTTAGTTCTACTTACGGTGAAACCTTGTCATTTTTTGAACTCGTCACACTGATTGCTTTAGTGTACTTTAGGGATCAAAAAGTCGATATCGTCGTCCTTGAAGTGGGCTTGGGTGGGTTGTTAGACGCGACCAACATTGTCACGCCGATTGCAAGTGTCATTACCAACATTGGATTTGATCATATGCAACAATTAGGCAATACACTAGAATCGATTGCCTACAATAAATTGGGTATCGTAAAACCAGGTATTCCTTTATTCACATCGGTAGATAACGAATTGATGCCTCAGTTTGAAACAGCTTGTCTAGAAAAGGACTCAAGACTCTATCACATTCACGATGGTTTGATTCAAATTGAATCGAGTGAACCGCTCCAATTCAGTTATGAATATCATCATTATGAAACTGGTTTACAAGGCCTATATCAAGCGAAGAACGCAGCCTTATCCATCGCCGTTGTGAACTATTTATTTCCTAAAATTCCTATTCGTTCCATTAAAGATGGGATTCATGAAACAGTATGGCCAGGTCGATTCGAAGTGTTATCAAGAAACCCAATGGTTATCCTAGATGGGGCTCACAATCGTCATGGGATTAAAGCACTCGTCAATAGTGTTCAAACGATGTATCCGAACCGTGTCATTCACAGCCTATTTTGTGCGATGGCAGACAAAGAAACCAGTTTGATGCTAGAGATGATTTCATCGATATCATCTTCGGTAACTGTGACCCATTTTGATTATAAGAGGGTAGCAGAATTGTCGGTATTGTTGGAACAAACCCCGCACCCTCATAAACGAGCTATTGAAGACCCAGTGGTTGCTGTAGACACCTTGATTAAGGATGCTAAACCAGACGATATTTTGGTCATTACGGGATCGCTCTATTTTGTATCATTCATCAGACCTTACTTGCTCAATCGATTTAACCTCGCTTAA
- a CDS encoding valine--tRNA ligase, whose amino-acid sequence MATTLDTKYNHKAVEAGLYDFWLEQGYFEAEGKKQQPFCIVIPPPNVTGKLHLGHAWDGTLQDIIIRRKRMQGYDALFLPGMDHAGIATQAKVDERLKKMGISRYDIGREKFLEQAWAWKDEYAAHIKRQWGVLGLSLDYSRERFTLDEKLSSAVQEVFIKLYEKGLIYRGNRIINWDVEAKTALSNIEVEFVETKSKLYYFRYPLIDGSGYMVIATTRPETMFADQALMVHPDDVRYQSFIGKKVYIPNTQVEIPIITDDYVDMTFGTGVVKVTPAHDPNDFEVGKRHGLGMPLCMTEDGHMNVMAFKYNGLERFECRKQLVEDLKQANLVEKIEDYVNNVGHSERTGVVVEPRLSLQWFVKMRPLVEAAIAKSDTEFVPKRFEKIYLNWLENIEDWCISRQLWWGHRIPVWYKGDEVVVSIEKPGEGYTQDEDVLDTWFSSALWPFSTLGWPEKTTDLARYYPTNVLVTGYDIIFFWVARMIFQGVEFTDQSPFKQVLMHGLVRDEHGRKMSKSLGNGVDPMDVSEAYGTDAMRYFLSTNAAPGQDLRYETEKVASSWNFINKLWNIVRFIDMNIEDKKDDFDEASLSIYDQWILGRLNDVIEDVDQNYEKYEFGEVSRTLYNFIWDEFASWYVEIAKVTLKDQRKENTQKVLLYVIKQILKLLHPFMPFVTERLYQNLTGEASIMIAAWPEVRTYTFESTLKSVNVIFEMVTKVRQLRQEMNITPSKPLTMEIVSNLAFLNAEQDILAYFLRSNELLVSTQESLKAETILLAGSGYELYVLKSDIISESEEKAKLEKELATITKELERVKQMLSNPNFVNRAKPEKVEEEKAKMNNYQAQYDALMKKLG is encoded by the coding sequence ATGGCAACAACACTAGATACAAAATACAACCATAAAGCCGTTGAAGCAGGTCTCTATGACTTTTGGCTTGAACAAGGCTATTTTGAAGCGGAAGGCAAGAAACAACAACCATTTTGTATTGTGATTCCACCACCAAACGTTACTGGTAAACTCCATTTAGGGCATGCTTGGGATGGTACTTTACAAGACATCATCATCCGTCGTAAACGTATGCAAGGCTATGATGCATTATTTTTACCAGGCATGGACCATGCTGGGATCGCTACGCAAGCGAAAGTCGATGAACGTCTCAAGAAAATGGGCATTTCACGTTATGATATTGGTAGAGAAAAATTCTTAGAACAAGCGTGGGCTTGGAAAGATGAATATGCGGCCCATATCAAACGCCAATGGGGTGTCTTGGGGTTGTCATTAGACTATTCGAGAGAACGTTTCACTTTAGATGAAAAACTATCGAGTGCGGTTCAAGAAGTATTCATCAAACTCTATGAAAAGGGCTTGATTTATCGAGGCAATCGCATCATCAACTGGGATGTTGAAGCGAAAACTGCTTTATCGAATATTGAAGTTGAATTTGTTGAAACCAAGAGTAAACTCTATTATTTTAGATACCCACTCATCGATGGATCAGGGTACATGGTCATCGCGACCACCCGTCCTGAAACGATGTTTGCTGACCAAGCATTGATGGTACATCCAGACGATGTGCGTTATCAATCCTTCATTGGTAAAAAGGTATATATACCAAACACACAGGTCGAAATTCCCATCATTACCGACGATTATGTCGATATGACCTTTGGTACAGGGGTTGTAAAAGTTACCCCAGCCCATGACCCAAATGACTTTGAAGTTGGTAAACGTCATGGCTTAGGTATGCCATTATGTATGACTGAAGATGGTCATATGAACGTGATGGCATTTAAATATAACGGTTTAGAACGTTTCGAGTGCCGTAAACAATTGGTTGAAGATTTAAAACAAGCAAACTTAGTTGAAAAAATTGAAGATTATGTCAATAATGTTGGTCATTCTGAACGCACAGGCGTTGTGGTTGAACCAAGATTATCCTTACAATGGTTCGTTAAGATGAGACCACTCGTTGAGGCAGCGATTGCGAAAAGTGATACCGAGTTTGTGCCAAAACGATTTGAAAAGATCTATTTAAACTGGTTGGAAAACATTGAAGACTGGTGTATTTCTCGTCAATTATGGTGGGGACATCGTATCCCAGTTTGGTATAAAGGCGATGAAGTGGTCGTTTCCATTGAAAAACCAGGTGAAGGGTATACCCAAGACGAAGACGTTTTAGATACGTGGTTTAGCAGTGCATTATGGCCGTTTTCAACCTTGGGTTGGCCAGAAAAAACAACGGATTTGGCGCGTTATTACCCAACCAATGTCCTCGTTACTGGCTATGATATCATATTCTTTTGGGTTGCCCGCATGATTTTCCAAGGCGTTGAATTTACAGATCAATCGCCATTTAAACAAGTCTTAATGCATGGCTTAGTTAGAGATGAACATGGACGTAAAATGTCAAAATCTTTAGGTAATGGCGTGGATCCTATGGACGTATCCGAAGCCTATGGCACCGATGCGATGCGTTATTTCTTATCAACCAACGCAGCCCCTGGACAAGATTTACGTTATGAAACCGAAAAAGTCGCGTCTTCATGGAACTTCATCAATAAGCTTTGGAACATTGTTCGCTTCATCGACATGAACATCGAAGATAAGAAAGATGACTTTGACGAGGCATCCTTATCGATTTACGATCAATGGATTTTAGGTCGATTGAATGACGTCATTGAGGATGTTGACCAAAATTATGAAAAATACGAGTTCGGTGAAGTATCTCGTACTTTATATAATTTCATTTGGGATGAGTTTGCAAGCTGGTATGTCGAAATTGCGAAAGTCACGTTAAAAGACCAACGTAAAGAAAATACCCAAAAGGTATTGTTATATGTAATCAAACAAATTCTTAAACTATTACACCCATTCATGCCGTTTGTTACAGAACGTCTATATCAAAACCTCACCGGTGAAGCATCGATTATGATTGCAGCGTGGCCTGAGGTGAGAACTTACACCTTTGAATCGACATTAAAATCTGTTAATGTCATTTTCGAAATGGTAACTAAAGTCCGTCAACTACGCCAAGAAATGAACATTACACCTTCAAAACCATTGACGATGGAAATCGTTTCTAATCTAGCATTCTTAAATGCAGAACAAGACATCCTAGCTTATTTCTTAAGAAGCAATGAACTCTTAGTTTCAACACAAGAATCACTCAAAGCAGAGACCATTTTACTCGCGGGTTCTGGGTACGAACTCTATGTCTTAAAGAGTGATATCATCAGCGAGTCTGAAGAAAAAGCGAAACTTGAAAAAGAGCTCGCTACCATCACGAAAGAACTTGAACGTGTCAAACAAATGTTGTCAAACCCTAACTTTGTCAATCGCGCAAAACCTGAAAAAGTTGAAGAAGAAAAGGCTAAAATGAACAATTATCAAGCACAATACGATGCGTTGATGAAGAAACTAGGCTAA
- a CDS encoding GNAT family N-acetyltransferase encodes MERIVTKRLVLRALKPSDAAAMFDYAKTDEVGPQAGWTPHKSVEESANILNYMIRTNEVWGITTRDNDTLIGTIGLHKDEDEKSTFRSLGYVLHPAYHGQGLMTEAVKALIVYAFEQTNIDIIGCGHFTDNIASQRVIEKCGFIYQKNIEKDFNLFGFKVRKTCAEYEITIDMYKENKLLWQQH; translated from the coding sequence ATGGAACGTATTGTGACCAAACGCTTGGTGCTCAGGGCTTTAAAACCAAGTGACGCAGCTGCGATGTTTGATTATGCAAAAACCGATGAGGTAGGACCACAAGCGGGATGGACACCGCATAAATCGGTTGAAGAATCGGCCAATATTCTCAATTACATGATTCGAACCAATGAAGTCTGGGGAATCACTACACGAGACAACGATACCTTGATTGGGACCATTGGATTACACAAAGATGAAGATGAAAAATCAACCTTTCGAAGTCTAGGTTATGTCCTTCATCCTGCCTACCATGGTCAAGGGTTGATGACAGAAGCAGTGAAAGCACTCATTGTTTATGCATTCGAACAAACCAATATAGACATCATCGGATGTGGGCACTTCACCGACAATATCGCGAGTCAACGCGTGATTGAAAAATGTGGTTTCATCTATCAAAAAAATATTGAAAAAGATTTTAATTTATTTGGTTTTAAAGTGCGCAAAACCTGTGCTGAATATGAAATAACCATCGATATGTATAAGGAGAATAAACTATTATGGCAACAACACTAG
- a CDS encoding DegV family protein: MNKVIIMTDSTCDLTKSLIESRGIHVAPLYVNFGDLSYRDGVDLTTEELYAKVDELGFLPKSAAVSPGDFVNEFTPFIEQGFDIVCITIGSKLSGTYQSALIAKDMVDESRIHVVDSNNLSSGVGLVVLKGCDLRDQGLSALDIKNQLDEITPRVRSQFAIQTMDYLYKGGRCSALSAFLGGVLAIKPIIQVNDGKLDVYKKAIGKMTRALDYMLEDYAALYDKIDPDYVMITHSLAEKSAVYMKEKVAEIGMPKNLYETFAGCVISTHCGKGTIGILYILKP, translated from the coding sequence ATGAATAAAGTAATCATAATGACAGATTCGACGTGTGATTTAACCAAATCTTTAATCGAAAGCCGTGGAATCCATGTGGCACCACTCTATGTCAATTTCGGGGATTTAAGCTATCGTGATGGTGTCGATTTAACCACAGAAGAACTATACGCCAAAGTCGATGAACTTGGGTTTTTACCAAAGTCCGCTGCGGTTTCACCCGGTGACTTTGTGAATGAATTTACCCCATTCATTGAACAAGGATTCGACATCGTTTGTATTACCATCGGTTCTAAATTATCTGGTACTTATCAAAGTGCTTTAATCGCTAAAGACATGGTGGATGAATCGAGAATTCATGTGGTCGATTCAAACAACTTGTCCTCAGGTGTTGGACTGGTTGTCCTTAAAGGTTGTGACCTTAGAGACCAAGGATTGAGTGCTTTAGACATCAAAAATCAACTCGATGAAATCACACCACGTGTGAGAAGTCAATTTGCCATTCAAACGATGGATTACCTCTATAAAGGCGGAAGATGTAGTGCCTTATCTGCTTTTTTAGGTGGTGTATTAGCCATCAAACCAATCATTCAAGTCAATGATGGTAAATTGGATGTCTATAAAAAAGCCATTGGAAAAATGACCAGAGCATTGGATTATATGTTAGAAGATTATGCCGCACTTTATGATAAAATTGACCCTGATTATGTGATGATTACGCACTCATTGGCAGAAAAATCGGCGGTTTATATGAAGGAAAAAGTAGCTGAAATTGGCATGCCTAAAAATCTTTATGAAACATTCGCAGGTTGTGTCATCTCTACCCATTGTGGCAAAGGAACCATCGGTATTTTATATATCCTTAAACCCTAG
- the yihA gene encoding ribosome biogenesis GTP-binding protein YihA/YsxC — protein MYIIRSAEFVKSGTDESHYPEALKSEYLFLGRSNVGKSSLINAIVNRKNLARTSSEPGKTITMNFFNINNEIYLVDAPGYGYARRSKTSIAQFQQMLLNYIQNRDSLKRIFMLIDMKVGATKDDIEVYGSMKRAGYEVTILLTKQDKLNQSERSKNVNMIKSQLNDAEVLMIPTSSESKRGIEKIHAIFEEDLHE, from the coding sequence ATGTATATAATAAGAAGTGCTGAGTTTGTTAAAAGTGGGACAGATGAGTCCCATTATCCAGAAGCACTAAAATCTGAATATCTTTTTTTAGGGCGTAGTAATGTGGGTAAAAGCTCATTGATTAATGCCATAGTCAATCGTAAAAATTTAGCGAGAACTTCTTCAGAACCAGGTAAAACCATCACGATGAATTTCTTTAATATCAATAATGAAATCTATTTGGTGGATGCTCCAGGTTATGGTTATGCAAGACGCAGTAAAACCTCCATTGCGCAGTTCCAACAAATGCTTTTAAATTATATCCAAAACAGAGATTCATTGAAACGCATTTTCATGTTAATTGACATGAAAGTTGGTGCAACCAAAGATGACATTGAAGTCTATGGTTCGATGAAACGGGCAGGGTATGAAGTGACCATCCTCTTGACTAAGCAAGATAAATTAAACCAAAGTGAACGTTCAAAAAATGTAAACATGATTAAATCACAACTCAATGATGCTGAAGTTTTAATGATTCCAACATCCAGTGAATCGAAAAGAGGCATCGAAAAAATACACGCCATATTTGAGGAGGACCTACATGAATAA
- the lon gene encoding endopeptidase La, which yields MESKNLPAIVVRGIVPIPNNDFRTEIGRPISFKALDESENSFGNYILILIQKNPLIENPTPADIEEYGVLAKTTMKLKLPNGNLKAKFNVVSRIKVKEYFLTSPFFVAEYEETQTIVSDVDQEMTLVRMVMNDVVTNANVVLNNAQEVVRTVQSGLTTDKLVDTIVAGLKGNEQDKYRYLAEQNLNTRLKMVLEDIAKQKMVSELEQHINEEVKKSIDESQKEYYLREKMRAIQNELGDKARKEDEVDELRTKILAAKMPKEIEEKALQELARYSSTPPAMAESGIIKTYLDFLVALPWKKASKDSNDLKKVQEKLDKNHYGLTSVKDRIVEYLAVKISTKKNPQTILCLVGPPGVGKTSLAISIADALGRKFVKQSLGGVRDESEIRGHRRTYIGALPGRILTGMKNAGTINPVFLLDEIDKMSSDYKGDPASAMLEVLDPEQNAKFSDHYLEENYDLSQVLFITTANYLENIPAPLRDRMEIVELSSYTEFEKFNIAKSHLIDKQLKAHGISDKEFSITDETVYHIIRHYTREAGVRELNRFIGTLIRKGIKEILMEKKPRIDITLNNVEHYLGKQRFSHNLADVKDQVGVATGLAYTQFGGDTLSVEVTFFKGKGALSLTGKLGDVMKESAITALSYVKANADKFNIDPAFFDAHDIHVHVPEGATPKDGPSAGITITTAILSAITGKLIDKEVGMTGEMTLRGYVLPIGGLREKSIAAHRSGLKTILIPKENEKDIEDIPVEVRNALKIISVANISEVFEVAFKH from the coding sequence ATGGAATCAAAAAACCTGCCGGCAATTGTTGTTAGGGGCATCGTGCCTATTCCAAACAACGATTTTAGGACTGAAATCGGACGTCCTATTTCATTCAAAGCATTGGATGAATCGGAAAACTCATTTGGCAATTACATTTTAATTTTGATTCAAAAGAATCCTCTCATCGAAAATCCGACACCAGCGGACATAGAAGAGTATGGTGTGCTTGCAAAAACCACCATGAAATTGAAGTTACCAAATGGCAACTTAAAAGCAAAATTCAATGTCGTTTCGCGTATTAAAGTGAAAGAGTATTTCTTAACTTCACCGTTTTTCGTTGCGGAATACGAAGAAACACAAACCATCGTCTCCGATGTTGACCAAGAAATGACCTTGGTTCGCATGGTCATGAATGATGTTGTAACCAATGCGAATGTCGTTTTAAATAACGCACAAGAAGTGGTTAGAACCGTTCAATCTGGTTTAACCACCGATAAATTGGTCGACACCATCGTGGCTGGTCTTAAAGGCAATGAACAAGATAAGTACCGTTATTTAGCTGAACAAAACTTGAATACCCGTCTAAAAATGGTCTTAGAAGACATTGCGAAACAAAAGATGGTCTCGGAACTCGAACAACACATCAACGAAGAAGTTAAAAAGTCCATTGATGAATCCCAAAAGGAATACTACCTTAGAGAAAAAATGCGTGCAATCCAAAATGAACTTGGGGACAAGGCACGTAAAGAAGATGAAGTCGATGAACTTAGAACCAAGATTTTAGCAGCTAAAATGCCAAAAGAAATTGAAGAAAAAGCTCTACAAGAATTGGCTCGTTATTCATCAACCCCACCAGCGATGGCGGAGTCTGGCATCATCAAAACCTATTTGGATTTCTTAGTCGCTTTACCTTGGAAAAAAGCAAGCAAAGATTCGAATGATTTAAAGAAAGTTCAAGAAAAATTAGACAAAAATCACTACGGATTAACTTCTGTTAAGGACCGCATTGTGGAATATCTAGCCGTTAAAATATCGACAAAGAAGAATCCACAAACCATCCTCTGTTTGGTTGGGCCTCCTGGGGTTGGTAAAACCTCATTGGCAATCTCAATCGCAGATGCACTTGGTCGTAAATTCGTCAAACAATCCTTAGGTGGTGTTCGTGATGAATCAGAAATCCGTGGCCACAGAAGAACCTATATTGGCGCTTTACCAGGCCGTATTCTAACCGGTATGAAAAATGCGGGAACCATTAATCCAGTCTTCTTACTCGATGAAATCGATAAGATGAGCTCGGACTATAAAGGTGACCCAGCGTCAGCCATGCTTGAAGTCTTAGACCCAGAACAAAATGCGAAATTCTCTGACCACTATTTGGAAGAAAATTACGATTTGTCACAAGTCTTATTCATCACTACTGCAAACTACTTAGAAAACATTCCAGCACCACTACGTGACCGTATGGAAATTGTCGAACTGTCTTCTTATACCGAATTTGAAAAATTTAATATCGCAAAAAGCCATTTGATTGACAAGCAATTGAAAGCCCATGGCATCAGCGATAAAGAATTTTCAATCACAGATGAAACGGTCTACCACATCATCCGTCACTACACCAGAGAAGCAGGAGTTCGTGAACTCAATCGTTTCATTGGCACCTTAATCCGTAAAGGTATCAAAGAAATCTTAATGGAAAAGAAACCAAGAATCGATATCACATTAAACAATGTGGAACACTATTTAGGTAAGCAACGCTTCTCCCACAACCTAGCAGATGTCAAAGACCAAGTAGGGGTTGCAACCGGATTGGCTTATACCCAATTTGGTGGAGATACACTATCGGTTGAAGTCACTTTCTTCAAAGGCAAAGGCGCGTTGTCCTTAACGGGTAAACTCGGCGATGTGATGAAGGAAAGTGCGATTACTGCGCTATCCTATGTCAAAGCGAATGCAGATAAATTTAACATTGATCCAGCCTTCTTTGATGCGCATGATATTCACGTTCACGTACCTGAAGGTGCGACCCCTAAAGATGGTCCATCTGCGGGTATCACCATTACCACAGCCATCCTATCAGCCATTACCGGTAAACTCATCGATAAAGAGGTTGGTATGACGGGTGAAATGACCTTAAGAGGGTACGTTTTACCGATTGGTGGGCTTCGTGAAAAATCGATTGCAGCTCATCGCAGTGGTTTAAAAACCATCTTAATTCCTAAAGAAAATGAAAAAGACATTGAAGACATCCCTGTCGAAGTTAGAAATGCCTTAAAGATCATTTCAGTAGCGAATATTTCTGAAGTATTCGAAGTTGCCTTCAAACATTAA